A stretch of the Opisthocomus hoazin isolate bOpiHoa1 chromosome 2, bOpiHoa1.hap1, whole genome shotgun sequence genome encodes the following:
- the GPATCH2 gene encoding G patch domain-containing protein 2 isoform X2 — protein sequence MFRVAEPNPTRAQAARTSWHFSRTMEELVHDLVSALEESSEQARGGFADTGDHSRSVSCLLKRQARKRRGRKRRSFTTHHPWETGHCLSEGSDSSLEESSKDYRENHANKKDHSDSDDQLLVAKRRPSSNLNNIRGKRPLWHEPDLAVDSLGNRTLRRRRKVKRMAIDLPSEVSNALTITQQQDNSRDQEMDNNNKSYQHQEFSKSKVKKRKVAAARQGPEILDEGVVIENEEVNQANKDKMEYEEQKGSDENMSDSESSSLSSSDAGLFTNDEGRQGDDEQSDWFHENESGGACGITGVVPWWEQEDSTELERELPDPVFESILTGTFPLMSRSGRRGFQSRFSHLHGMPARNIKKASGSQNAL from the exons GCATTTCAGTAGGACTATGGAGGAGCTGGTTCATGATCTAGTCTCAGCACTGGAAGAAAGTTCAGAGCAAGCCAGAGGAGGTTTTGCTGATACTGGAGATCATTCTCGAAGCGTGTCTTGTCTTCTAAAGCGACAAGCAAGgaaaaggaggggaagaaaaagacgTTCATTTACCACCCATCATCCCTGGGAGACTGGTCACTGCTTAAGTGAAGGTTCTGATTCCAGTTTAGAAGAATCAAGCAAAGACTACAGGGAGAATCATGCTAATAAGAAAGACCACAGTGACTCTGATGACCAGTTGTTGGTTGCTAAACGTAGACCATCCTCAAACTTAAATAACATTAGAGGCAAAAGGCCTCTGTGGCATGAGCCAGATTTGGCTGTTGACAGTTTGGGAAACAGAACTTTGCGCAGGAGAAGAAAGGTAAAACGGATGGCAATAGATCTGCCATCAGAAGTCTCTAATGCTCTGACGATAACTCAACAGCAGGATAACAGCAGAGATCAAGAAATGGACAATAACAATAAATCATACCAACACCAAGAGTTTTCCaagagcaaagtgaaaaaaagaaaagtagctgCAGCTCGACAAGGACCGGAAATCTTGGATGAAGGAGTAGTTATAGAAAATGAAGAAGTGAACCAAGCAAATAAGGACAAAATGGAATATGAGGAGCAAAAAGGTTCAGATGAGAACATGAGTGACAG TGAATCCAGCAGTCTGAGCAGCAGTGATGCTGGTTTGTTTACCAATGATGAGGGAAGACAAG GTGATGATGAACAGAGTGATTGGTTTCATGAAAATGAATCTGGTGGAGCATGTGGAATTACAGGAGTTGTTCCATGGTGGGAACAAGAAGACTCTACAGAACTGGAGAGAGAATTGCCTGATCCAGTCTTTGAAAGTATCTTAACCGGTACTTTCCCTCTTATGTCCCGTTCAGGGAGGAGAG GTTTCCAGAGTAGGTTTAGTCATCTTCATGGAATGCCAGCAAGAAACATAAAAAAAGCTTCAGGAAGCCAGAATGCATTG